The window TGGCAACTGAAATTCATCAGTCTGTCGATGGTGATGCCTTCTTCCCCGACCTGGATGAAAAACAATGGCGTGAAACATCCCGCGATGCGCAGCCCGAAGAGAATGGCCTGAACTACGATTACGTGGTTTATGAGCGTATTCCGAAAGACCTGCAACAGAGTACGGTCAGCATTCCCTGATCCTGACCTTGCCGCTACTGTTGCCCGCCGCCCAGATATAGCTGGATGATCCGGGGATCGTCCAGCAATTGCGCTGCCGCTCCTTCAAGCGCAATTTCACCGGTTTCCAGCACATAACCGAAGTCGGAGATCTGCAAGGCAGCGCGGGCATTCTGTTCAATCAGCAGTACCGATACACCATCGTCACGCAGGCTGGCTACCATTTGCAAAATGTCCCGAACGATCAGCGGCGCCAGCCCTAGACTCGGCTCATCCAGCATCAATAGCCTGGGAGAGGACATGAGCGCCCTGCCCAGCGCCAGCATTTGCCGTTCACCGCCCGAGAGCGTGTAGGCCTTCTGTTTTTTTCTCTCATGTAGCCGCGGGAAGCGGGCATAAACGTTATCTAACCGCACACGCACAGCCGTCCTGTCTGCCCGTTTTGCATAGGCACCCAGCAACAAATTTTCATAGACGCTCATTTCCCCGAACAGTTCGCGCTGCTCCGGCACCAGACAGATGCCTTGTTCAACACGGCTTTCCACATCAATGTGCTGCAGATCGACCCCATCATAGGTCACGACGCCCTGTGAAGGGCGCAACCCCATCAACGCGGACAACAGCGTGGTCTTGCCTGCGCCGTTAGGCCCGATGACAGAAACAATGCTGCCGTCCGGCACCTGCAGCGAGACGTCCCGAACCGCCGCCACATGACCATAGGAAACACTCAGTCCCGATACATTCAGCATGCTAGTCATTCGCCGGTTCCTCCCAGGTAGGCATCCTGCACTTTTTTATCGGCACGCACCTGCTGTGGCGACCCTTCGATCAGCTTGGCGCCGAAATTCATCACAACCAGCCGATCCACCAGTTTCATCACAAAATCCATATCGTGTTCGACAATCAGGATGGTCAGTCCTTCAGCCTTCAATTGGCGCAACAGCGTGGCCAACACTTCCTTTTCATGCTTGCGCAGACCGGCCGCCGGTTCGTCCAGAATCAGCAATACAGGATCAGATGCCAGCGCCCGGGCAATTTCCAGTATCCGCTGAAGCCCCAACGGCAACTTGCCCGCCGGCGTATACTCGCTGCCTTCAAGACCGATCCGCTGCAACTGTTTATAGGCCTGATCCAGAATACGATTTTCTTCAGCCCGATTCAGCCCCAGGCCCGAACGTATAAACCCAGCCGAGCCTCTCATATTGGCACCAAGTGCAACGCT of the Advenella mimigardefordensis DPN7 genome contains:
- a CDS encoding ABC transporter ATP-binding protein, with protein sequence MTSMLNVSGLSVSYGHVAAVRDVSLQVPDGSIVSVIGPNGAGKTTLLSALMGLRPSQGVVTYDGVDLQHIDVESRVEQGICLVPEQRELFGEMSVYENLLLGAYAKRADRTAVRVRLDNVYARFPRLHERKKQKAYTLSGGERQMLALGRALMSSPRLLMLDEPSLGLAPLIVRDILQMVASLRDDGVSVLLIEQNARAALQISDFGYVLETGEIALEGAAAQLLDDPRIIQLYLGGGQQ